In the genome of Henningerozyma blattae CBS 6284 chromosome 5, complete genome, one region contains:
- the TBLA0E01410 gene encoding uncharacterized protein (similar to Saccharomyces cerevisiae VPS13 (YLL040C); ancestral locus Anc_4.14), which yields MFEEIGVRILNRIVGEYVEGVDSSQLELAVWDGTVSLQNVKIKKSCLQSLGFSSVEVYEGIIGELQIKLSWLHLRDQPVTITMKNVALRSRPCDLETMNKYADATRQSDKMKEVASWEKKNPNGKIVTPTKVSPFMISLETKILNNLQVFVDNVSLEYMDKETMLAKEPISVVAFLKKIKIQSTDENWRSIEKITSKNIFKVVKVSSLCILHKEDLHRESHAFSIDDLLTISENYKNLIKLGYRYVLKPISLTGKCTLYHLNSNNQHRVKFSFGIEELDFTLNNRFYDNYLHHKYALNRKNELIEMRTSQPENTIHENSREWIKFYATCIKRKIHLRNKNRTWKHIEKTGKRRREYIKLWLKKLEKKDIDLELEDEKEEEQLQYLHEKLPAEQIIIFRKISRDIFNQSQESKVHLIHKQVLSTKNWLWSWWKSDTANTNKNDIDSYLNEDLTFKFTSQEKAELLKILEYDSNDNFTDSENDRPKDSNPSFKFEISINTVNIKMERSDIVRPMTTLTSEKLHIKYIMDTNYSEFQLLATTFDIENGSMNNSYTKLLSVENIRDPDSKYSSLTPNVDFRIKTRGKDENRRTKIECDLLGLTINYHMDYFIQVPKFFMAPLSPFISMDKLVQERFYRFSGWTPKGKRRIWRQFLKKQQTTFKVQVGFATFVFPNHPHDEYTGVAVLDGHDLIVFDTPIPERTIEELQSFSIEKFCTVDNNILMRLMLEKLILYMTDAELLVGPGIKAIKHTMVTSHLANKYAVVPKRFLKMVLDITRSVRSLHVPFCILHSDFDDAYLAFSDIQFQIVAFIFTRCFPVSFDYHTGDEFNEFIDPTYDPQTRIDAKIEWVYFAHQDSTPEKLSRKFLELDFNFKNFNLPLHKVTNPELWKLQKLFDIKGGYFNLKVNTGPTHISVHVSIPEVAIHEFTALDDISQNLITTKLDSQSDLCFNLRYERCQRIAFFQDNYLEIFDHEIYLDLNGLEITLSPMSICCLSSYAIVSFTKPYQQWAPNDILVHNDESSEASPSKTRLLYRSLNTSILLKDMDSNIIVSLEAPLFQYELLAWPEHKKNIITFPELRLVENKYAPIDLPSKFPYIMEIKSIAPYKMINESFDMERPETKFGSFLFLRFLSVSVVYKPLVFYKLFNFLQTFKMLNQNFSYAANKTFKKHPVTVIRNGKYDIWVDSIDVHIPKAVDIQNGICDYTTLSCKNIFTTMNWDKKSELYSRYWGIISIQAYSEVYLRNENHEPISILDPFSLFSKKQFKFSKEGNNSTESFYSISPVNVHISEFQISTLTGILNSVKSITGSSTPFTILSNSLLDVFGYEHYTLYEIQNYLSTAKINEVRSTFLENINIPVIKIFVYHGDLSGTKIRRNLLLSTVLSAISVENLRDANGKDALNVICQRISVKNHKDNSIKHIKVLKCRQSKHPHINISILKNENKTDTLSYSISLRNMELSLDLALIKMVISFFKQCSRKHSSSVLDGKDSILPLANSTSDSEKKNEVTYKFKLIRSQISFLFGKQSNPYGVLYFKLTNLELLFGTTFDMLLKNFSSYFIENNKKEEKMYIIKTFSGYCKDYGSDSGVLKHKFNINFEKLTMKISLNQIRMMREFNKNIHQMINEIKLFGSKVTNKKRGTIFSLMSKSIKDSFSHSDFSSSSSSTVSENETEQLTSITRNEYLIAWQGINITLLGDIDMLPIMSIGVNPFNLTYKQLNLGFEIQTSWEIFSKVFNYSQSCWEPILDEFPLTLHLRKLENTHPALLFEVLSGKITEFTMSAKTLSILSNIPRLLQEPPIKDIEEPILPYSIVNDTEFDLTIWEFHPEIKKKINFKKLQPGSEISWGFEGCGNHKTAVESDNIICVSISALGKECIYNVVTNTEGERLFVLDDDNTKEKNRVVCELKELKENIKQITFRSTIEIKNLTNVDLEFEISDPSGGSLKSACIEPNAVLNVPITKISESRIRMRPKTDIPYSWCKEDIHWKDLLKGALSLSSLASDGVTYQNFEVTDICNSEESFAKSYPHMKIIVTVPIILQNLLPLDMSFTITQGKEVIKPLTVLKEHEKMVISEANLYKDSHIHIKHLGKSEISYTSACVINSKSVTSEEEDHVIPLASKEKNEIFLGLHSERLFKTRSKLIRIYSPYLIVNETGQELFLKNIVGDMKESDCEMNLIKGNSRSQLFSLLEAGNDKNGKQITKLHKTKWSEDLCFNMLDQSFEVVLWDKNKDTCSKLGLTVTQGFGYDILSKIIKVKPRFTIINNLDSNLEIGDIKCNSLMNIPKGKSVPLLRVPEHIEDFLRIRAFAETSIWSDPISIAGIGETFLKISKNERDSVLLKIVVVSEQASLIIRISNSNNYWPFAIRNYTKHEFTVYQKKPEHYCGKYSNLTNRFPEIQKYVVPGHSVIPFAWDIPSVEHKRLVVNCEGHEKEVHLLELGSSNSMKVPGKFLTETSEAVSMTVSREGAITVLDIKDAASKKLRRLKTGASSMFNNKKKELKSDNNLEELPLLRRISIKIDGLGISLINISLQEFCYIQAKGIELLYDSTDMYNTFTWKLRAIQIDNQMFNAKYENILYPVITRKHYQNNPYVFSGSIRKMKLKDERSIECYKFVMMTINEFALKVDEGFLVEILNFSKAFDNIIDDEEETTELLEDNSQIIEAENIKEIRDSIFKNVKIFELIIINAVKFHFSFTGYDKMYSTREQRKLRTYKQNRALMLINFYTVALGDINEAKIKMKRLKLKNLQVPYSALVRSIEMHYRQQFFYQFHKILGSSSYIGNPVGLFNSFNTEFRDWVDGSSQRSSTPDLGDHSKHGSGVVGKGINGVRHVGKSISGFKNGSIRLALPKSFHHHHNKSAARKSSSLGVSPSNNSTSSLEAPLSDVSSVVSELVPPSHDVSSFVERREKSLIDITHSVSHELHHIGSDFKNSSFGSSSVFDDSGVHRVRLPRLIGPDGVIKDYDPTDAQGQSWLKTVGHGKFIKDTYLGHVQTGGDQVVLVSDIHILGIQLPKETILWKVSYKNVTKIAPSKEFLTINLKQDDPMKLQFDDVNKCKIVYKKAQNALTNFNLHQNGEV from the coding sequence ATGTTTGAAGAAATCGGTGTTCGAATTCTGAACAGGATTGTTGGTGAATATGTCGAGGGGGTAGATAGCTCTCAACTAGAGTTAGCTGTATGGGATGGAACTGTGAGTTTGCAAAAtgtcaaaattaaaaaatcgTGTTTACAAAGTCTAGGTTTTTCATCGGTTGAAGTCTATGAAGGTATTATTGGAGAACTACAGATCAAACTATCATGGTTACATTTAAGAGACCAGCCAGTTACTATTACTATGAAAAATGTTGCTTTGAGAAGTCGTCCTTGCGATTTGGAAACCATGAATAAATATGCTGATGCAACAAGGCAATCAGACAAGATGAAAGAGGTTGCTTCATgggaaaagaaaaatccAAATGGAAAAATAGTTACCCCCACTAAAGTATCTCCTTTCATGATTTCATtagaaacaaaaatattaaataatctaCAAGTTTTTGTTGATAATGTTAGTTTGGAATATATGGATAAAGAAACTATGTTGGCGAAAGAGCCGATATCTGTTGTTGCctttttgaagaagatcAAAATTCAATCTACAGACGAAAATTGGAGGTCTATCGAAAAAATtacttcaaaaaatatcttcaaaGTCGTTAAAGTTTCCTCTCTATGCATTTTACATAAAGAAGATCTTCATCGAGAATCACATGCCTTTTCTATAGATGACCTTTTAACGATCTCtgaaaattacaaaaactTAATTAAATTAGGTTATCGGTATGTTCTAAAGCCAATATCTCTTACAGGTAAATGTACACtgtatcatttaaattcaaacaatCAGCATAGagtaaaattttcttttggcATAGAGGAATTAGATTTCACGTTGAATAATAGGTTTTATGATAATTACTTACATCATAAATATGCccttaatagaaaaaatgaattaattgagATGAGAACTTCACAACCTGAAAATACTATTCATGAGAATTCAAGGGAGTGGATTAAATTTTACGCCACttgtattaaaagaaaaatccatcttagaaataaaaatagaacctGGAAACACATTGAAAAAACTGGGAAAAGAAGACgtgaatatattaaattgtgGCTGAAGAagcttgaaaaaaaagatattgatttaGAATTGGAGGAcgaaaaagaagaagaacaGCTGCAATATTTGCATGAGAAATTGCCAGCTGagcaaattattatttttagaaaaatatcaagaGACATTTTTAATCAATCACAAGAATCCAAGGTTCATTTAATACATAAACAAGTTCTGTCAACAAAAAATTGGCTATGGTCATGGTGGAAATCAGATACtgcaaatacaaataaaaacgACATTGATTCCTACCtaaatgaagatttaaCTTTTAAGTTCACCTCTCAAGAGAAAgcagaattattaaaaatccTTGAATATGattctaatgataattttactGATAGTGAGAATGATCGTCCTAAGGATTCCAATCCTTCTTTTaagtttgaaatttcaatcaACACtgtaaatataaagatgGAAAGAAGTGATATTGTAAGACCAATGACTACATTAACATCCGAAAAGCTTCATATTAAATACATTATGGATACTAATTACTCTGAATTTCAATTACTTGCTACTAcatttgatattgaaaatgggTCAATGAACAATTCATATACTAAACTTCTCTCAGTTGAAAATATAAGAGATCCAGATTCCAAATACTCAAGTTTGACACCTAATGTTGACTTTAGAATTAAGACAAGGGGAAAGGACGAAAATAGAAGAACAAAGATTGAATGTGATCTTTTAGGACTCACAATTAACTATCACATGgattattttattcaagTTCCAAAGTTCTTTATGGCGCCTCTTTCCCCCTTTATATCAATGGATAAATTAGTTCAAGAGAGGTTCTACAGATTTTCAGGATGGACACCTAAGGGTAAGCGTCGTATTTGGCGCCAGTTTTTGAAGAAACAGCAGACAACTTTCAAAGTTCAAGTTGGTTTTGCAACGTTCGTTTTTCCAAATCATCCACATGATGAATATACCGGTGTTGCGGTATTGGATGGGCATGATTTAATTGTATTTGATACACCAATTCCAGAAAGaacaattgaagaattgcAATCATTTagcattgaaaaattttgtacagttgataataatattctaatgAGATTAATgctagaaaaattaattctatataTGACAGATGCGGAACTTTTGGTCGGGCCAGGTATTAAAGCAATTAAGCATACAATGGTAACTAGCCATTTAGCTAATAAGTATGCAGTTGTTCCAAAAAGATTCCTTAAAATGGTCTTAGATATTACACGCTCTGTCCGTTCATTACATGTACCATTCTGTATTCTTCACTCTGACTTCGATGACGCATATTTAGCATTCTCTGATATTCAATTCCAGATTGttgcttttatttttactcGTTGTTTTCCTGTATCTTTTGATTATCACACGGGGgatgaatttaatgaatttattgaCCCTACATATGATCCCCAAACTAGAATTGATGCCAAAATTGAATGGGTTTATTTTGCCCATCAAGATTCTACTccagaaaaattatcaagaaaatttttGGAGTTAGATTTcaactttaaaaattttaatcttCCTCTTCATAAAGTAACAAATCCAGAGCTATGGAAATTGCAGAAATTGTTTGATATCAAAGGTGGCTATTTTAATCTCAAAGTTAATACAGGTCCAACTCATATCAGCGTACATGTCAGTATTCCAGAAGTAGCAATTCATGAATTTACTGCATTGGATGATATTTCTCAAAACTTGATTACTACTAAACTGGATTCACAATCAGATTTGTGCTTTAATTTAAGATATGAGCGTTGCCAACGTATTGCATTTTTTCAAGATAATTatcttgaaatttttgatcatgaaatttatttagatTTGAATGGTTTAGAAATTACTTTATCGCCAATGTCTATATGCTGTTTGTCGAGTTATGCTATTGTATCCTTCACCAAGCCATACCAGCAATGGGCGCCTAATGACATTTTGGTCCATAATGATGAATCATCCGAAGCATCACCTTCAAAAACACGTCTACTTTACAGATCTTTAAATACAtctatattattgaaagatatggattcaaatattattgtttctTTGGAAGCTccattatttcaatatgaACTATTGGCATGGCCAGAAcacaagaaaaatatcataaCATTCCCTGAACTCCGTTTAGTGGAGAATAAATATGCACCAATAGATTTACCTTCTAAATTTCCATATATCATGgaaattaaaagtattGCACCATATAAAATGATTAATGAATCTTTTGATATGGAAAGACCTGAAACAAAATTTggttcatttttatttttaaggTTTCTTTCTGTTTCTGTTGTATACAAACCATTAGTATTTTACAAGTTGTTCAACTTCCTTCAAACCTTCAAGATGTTAAACCAGAATTTTTCCTATGCTGCAAATAAAACGTTCAAGAAGCATCCTGTTACTGTTATTAGAAATGGTAAATATGACATTTGGGTTGACAGCATAGATGTTCATATTCCGAAAGCAGTGGATATTCAAAATGGGATTTGCGATTACACTACATTAAGTTGtaagaatatatttacaaCCATGAATTGGGATAAAAAATCTGAATTATACAGTAGATATTGGGGAATTATCTCGATTCAAGCTTATTCTGAGGTTTACTTGAGAAATGAAAATCACGAGCCTATTAGTATACTAGATCCTTTTTCTCTATTTTCAAAGaaacaatttaaattttcaaaggAAGGAAATAATTCAACTGAATCATTTTACTCAATCAGTCCAGTTAATGTTCATATTTcagaatttcaaatttccaCACTAACTGGTATTCTTAATAGCGTGAAATCGATTACTGGTTCATCAACTCCATTTAccattttatcaaatagCCTGCTTGATGTCTTCGGCTATGAACATTATACCTTAtatgaaattcaaaattatttatccactgcaaaaataaatgagGTTAGATCAACTTttcttgaaaatattaacattccagttataaaaatatttgtttatcaTGGTGATCTTTCTGGTACTAAAATAAGACGTAATTTGCTGCTTTCTACTGTACTTTCAGCCATATCTGTGGAAAATTTAAGAGATGCAAATGGTAAGGATGCTCTTAATGTAATATGCCAGAGGATTAGTGTTAAGAATCACAaagataattcaataaaacaCATAAAGGTTCTAAAATGTAGACAAAGTAAACACCCTCATATAAACATttctattttgaaaaatgaaaataagaCAGATACCCTATCatattctatttctttaagaaatatggaattatcattagatCTAGCCCTTATTAAAATGgttatatcattttttaaacaatGCTCTCGTAAACATAGCTCTAGTGTACTAGATGGGAAGGATTCTATCCTTCCACTGGCTAATTCTACAAGTGACtcagaaaaaaagaatgagGTTACATACAAGTTCAAGTTAATTAGATCgcaaatatcatttttatttggaaaACAATCCAATCCTTATGGTGTATTGTACTTCAAATTGACCAATTTAGAACTTCTGTTTGGTACCACATTTGATATgctattaaagaatttttcaagttactttattgaaaataacaagaaagaagaaaaaatgtACATTATAAAGACATTTTCAGGGTATTGTAAAGACTATGGTAGTGATTCTGGCGTTCTTAAACACaagtttaatattaattttgagaAACTAACGATGAAAATATCACTCAATCAGATAAGAATGATGagagaatttaataaaaatatacacCAAATgattaatgaaataaaactCTTTGGTTCAAAGGTAACAAATAAGAAGCGTGGCACAATTTTTAGTTTAATGtccaaatcaattaaagattCTTTCTCTCATTCCGATTTTAGCTCGAGCTCTTCCAGTACTGTGTCCGAGAATGAGACTGAGCAACTGACTAGTATCACACGGAACGAATATCTTATCGCCTGGCAAGGTATCAACATTACCTTACTAGGTGATATTGATATGCTACCAATAATGTCTATTGGAGTTAATCCTTTTAACCTAACGTATAAGCAATTAAACTTAGGTTTCGAGATTCAAACTAGCTGGGagatattttcaaaagtgTTCAACTACTCTCAGTCCTGTTGGGAACCTATTCTAGATGAATTCCCTCTAACTCTTCATTTAAggaaattagaaaataccCATCCAGCactattatttgaagtgTTATCCGGAAAAATCACAGAATTTACGATGAGTGCTAAAACTCTCTCAATCTTATCTAACATACCTCGTTTATTACAAGAGCCACCAATCAAAGATATAGAAGAGCCTATACTACCTTACAGTATCGTTAATGATACAGAATTTGACCTCACAATTTGGGAATTCCATCCagaaataaagaaaaaaataaatttcaaaaaactACAGCCAGGCAGCGAGATTAGCTGGGGATTTGAAGGATGTGGAAATCACAAAACTGCAGTCGAATctgataatataatatgtGTGTCAATTTCTGCCCTTGGAAAAGAATGTATCTATAATGTGGTAACAAACACTGAAGGTGAAAGGTTATTCGTtttagatgatgataatactaaagaaaaaaatagggTTGTTTGTGAGttgaaagaattgaaagaaaatattaagcaAATTACATTTAGATCTACAAtagaaatcaaaaatttaactaacgttgatttagaatttgaaatatctgATCCTTCTGGTGGAAGTCTGAAGTCAGCTTGTATTGAACCAAATGCCGTTTTAAATGTACCTATTACTAAGATAAGCGAATCGAGGATTAGAATGAGGCCAAAAACAGATATACCATATAGTTGGTGTAAAGAAGATATTCATTGGAAAGATCTATTGAAGGGTGCACTTTCTCTAAGCTCTTTAGCTAGTGACGGAGTTACatatcaaaattttgaagTGACAGATATATGTAATTCTGAAGAATCATTCGCAAAATCGTATCCTCATATGAAGATTATTGTGACAGTTCCAATCATTTTACAAAATCTATTGCCTTTAGACATGTCATTTACAATAACTCAAGGAAAAGAAGTAATTAAACCGTTAACAGTTCTAAAGGAACACGAAAAGATGGTAATTTCTGAAGCAAACTTGTATAAAGACTCACACATCCATATTAAGCATCTAGGAAAATCAGAAATAAGTTATACTAGTGCATGTGttattaattctaaatctGTAACTTCAGAGGAAGAAGATCACGTAATACCATTAGCTAGcaaggaaaaaaatgagATTTTCCTAGGACTACATAGTGAACGACTATTTAAGACAAGAAGTAAATTGATCAGAATATATTCAccttatttaattgttaaTGAAACTGGTCAAGAATTGTTTCTGAAAAATATAGTTGGTGATATGAAAGAATCAGACTGTgaaatgaatttaataaaggGAAATAGCAGGTCACAACTTTTTTCACTTCTTGAAGCAGGAAATGACAAGAATGGAAAACAAATAACAAAGCTTCATAAGACGAAATGGAGTGAAGATCTATGTTTTAATATGTTGGATCAATCTTTCGAAGTTGTATTGTGGGATAAAAATAAGGATACGTGTTCTAAATTGGGGTTGACTGTTACTCAAGGTTTTGGGTATGATATTTtaagtaaaataataaaagttaAACCAAGGTTtacaataattaataatctaGATTCAAATCTAGAAATTGGTGATATAAAAtgtaattctttaatgaatattcCTAAAGGAAAATCAGTTCCTCTATTAAGAGTTCCAGAACATATCGAGGATTTCTTAAGAATCAGAGCTTTTGCTGAGACAAGCATTTGGTCCGACCCAATTTCCATTGCTGGTATAGGCGAAACCTTTTTAAAAATCTCTAAAAATGAACGTGATTCTGTATTGTTAAAAATTGTAGTTGTTTCCGAGCAAGCAAGCTTAATAATTCGTATTTCTAACTCTAATAATTATTGGCCATTTGCCATAAGAAATTATACTAAACATGAATTTACTGTTTACCAGAAGAAACCTGAGCATTATTGTGgcaaatattcaaatttaactAATCGATTCCcagaaattcaaaaatatgtTGTTCCAGGTCATAGCGTAATACCTTTTGCTTGGGATATTCCTTCTGTTGAACATAAAAGATTGGTTGTTAATTGTGAAGGTCATGAGAAAGAGGTTCACCTATTAGAATTAGGATCTTCTAATTCGATGAAAGTGCCTGGCAAATTTTTAACTGAAACTTCGGAAGCAGTTTCAATGACTGTTTCACGTGAAGGAGCTATAACTGTTTTAGATATAAAGGATGCAGCAAGTAAAAAACTTCGAAGACTAAAAACGGGTGCTTCTTCaatgtttaataataagaagaaAGAGTTAAAATCTGACAATAACTTGGAGGAGTTACCATTACTTCGTAGAATCTCTATCAAGATAGATGGTCTTGGTATCTCCTTAATTAATATCAGCTTACAAGAATTTTGTTATATTCAAGCAAAGGGAATTGAGTTACTTTATGATAGCACTGATATGTACAATACTTTTACATGGAAACTTCGTGCTATACAAATCGATAACCAAATGTTTAATGctaaatatgaaaatattttatatccTGTAATAACACGGAAGCATTATCAAAATAACCCTTATGTTTTTTCAGGATCGATTCGAAAGATGAAACTTAAAGATGAAAGAAGTATAGAATGTTACAAATTTGTCATGATGACTATAAACGAATTTGCATTGAAAGTGGACGAAGGGTTTTTAGTTGAGATCTTAAATTTTAGTAAAGCATTTgacaatattattgatgatgaagaagagaCGACGGAACTTCTTGAAGACAATTCACAAATTATTGAAgctgaaaatattaaagaaataagagactcaatatttaaaaacgttaaaatttttgaacttataataattaatgcAGTTAAGTTTCACTTTTCATTCACTGGATATGATAAAATGTATTCTACTAGGgaacaaagaaaattaagaaCGTATAAACAGAACCGAGCTTTGATgttaattaatttctatACCGTGGCTCTTGGTGATATCAATGAAGCAAAGATTAAAATGAAACggttaaaattaaaaaacttACAAGTTCCATACAGTGCACTAGTTAGATCTATTGAAATGCACTACAGACAACAGTTTTTCTATCAAtttcataaaattttaGGTTCCTCTAGTTACATTGGGAATCCAGTTGGTCTATTTAATAGTTTCAATACAGAATTTCGTGATTGGGTTGATGGATCTTCTCAGAGAAGCAGTACTCCAGATTTAGGAGATCACTCTAAACATGGCTCTGGTGTTGTTGGTAAGGGTATTAATGGTGTCCGTCATGTTGGAAAAAGCATATCCGGTTTCAAAAATGGTTCTATTAGATTGGCATTACCAAAAAGTTTCCATCATCACCATAACAAATCTGCTGCTCGTAAATCTTCTTCTCTTGGAGTATCACCATCTAATAATTCGACTTCATCCCTTGAAGCACCATTATCTGATGTTTCAAGTGTTGTTTCGGAGCTTGTTCCACCAAGCCATGATGTAAGCAGTTTTGTTGAAAGACGTGA